The genomic DNA TTGTACTCGCCATTACCGGTATTCGAACCTTTGCCGAAAATGCCCTTGGATAATCCCGGCATCATTTCTTCCAGCCTGTTGTGCAGTTTGCTCGCCAGCTGTTCGTTTTTTTGCCAATTGGGGTTCTCATGCCCGATAATGAACCAGATTTGCGCATATGTTTTGCCGTTGATCGTAACCGTCGTATAGCCGCGTTTCTGCGAATCGCGGTGGATATCAAAGAAAAAGTCATAGTTCGGGTTCGCGGCAAACGCTGCTTTGATCGTTTGCAGTGAGTATTTATAGGAATAGTTGTAGTTAAAATCTTTTTCCGCGGTATAGTAGTCGGTGTTGGAAGCTTGAGCGCCAACGCCCGCTTCGTTCAAATCTTTGGCGAGGCGTTCGCCGACCAACGTGATGTTGAATTGGGCGTCGTAGGCGTCATTTATGCTCTGTACCGGTTTGCCGTTTACCTTTTTGCCGCGCGCGCGAAGTTCGGGAATCCACGATTCGCGGTTATGGGAATGATAAATGAACACCACTTTGCGGCCCCCGGTGGACAAAGCCGAATTCTCCCCGGCAGGCGGGGCAGCCGCTTGCGCCGCCGATGGTTCCGGGGATGGCGGCTCGTTCGTCTGTTGCGGAATGTGTTTCTTTTCTTCATCACCGGGCACAATCATTGCATCTTTCGGGCCGTCCGAATTGCCGCTATTGTGGAGCGTGTCTTGCGACGGCGGATAATCGGCCGGAAACCGGGAAAAATCCGTCCCCGATCCTGCCCTGAGCACGATAGTATCGTCCCGCAGACCGGGAATTTCGCCGGAAAGCAGCGTCTTGGGGTTGGCCGGGTTCACGCCGGTTAAAAGCGCAAACAAAAATTGGGAGATTCGTTTTCCGGAAAATGTTGAAGCCTCGTGAATGCCGGTTACAGCCGGGAACTCCATCCACAGCATATCAGCGAAAAACTTGCCCGAGACGGATGCCGACAGCCCCTTCATCGACGATACCGGTGAAGTAAACGTTTTGAACTGCACATAACCGGCAATAAACAGCAAAATAAAAAAGCATAGAGATAAAAATGAAAGAATGGTCCATGTTTGCACCATCGTTTTAGCACCGCCGCCCAATTGTCCGAATGGAATGGCGCCGATGCCTCCCGTCCTTTTCATGAATATTCCTCCTTTATACAAATCTATGAGATGAACCAATTCGCTAGAACAAAAAAATATATTCGGTTGAACCGGCAATGATCCGGCGGAAAATGGCAAATAATAAAGCGCACAAGGAGGATTTCGCATGAAATTTGCTGCCATTGCAAGCAAAAAGGCGCGTTTTGCGCGCCTGGCGATTGCTTTATTAAGTTTGTTCTTTGCGGCGCACGCGACGGCGCACACGACGGCGCACGCGGCAAACGCCACCGGGCAAGCCGGGCGAAAAGACAATCCCGCGGAAACACCAAACCGGTGTTCCATTACGGTGGACCCGACCCGCAACCGGCTTACGCTTTATTGCCGCGGCAAAGAGTTGAAACAATACCCGATCGCGCTTGGCAAGCCTGAAACGCCTTCGCCGATTGGCGATTTTATCATTATCAACAAATATAAAAATTGGGGCTCCGGCTTCGGAACGCGCTGGATGGGCTTAAATGTGCCCTGGGGCATATATGGCATTCACGGAACGAACAAGCCGCATTTGATCGGCGGCGACGTGAGCGGCGGCTGCATCCGCATGCGCAACGCCGATGTGGAGGAGCTTTATGAATATATCGGAATCGGCACGAAAGTATCCATTTTGGGGCATGTGCTCGGCGAGCCGTGGCACGACCCGCGGCGGATGGCGAAAGGCGATAGCGGCTCCACCGTGCAGATCATTCAGAGCCGACTAAAAAGCGCAGGCTATTTCCACGGCCCGATTAACGGCAAATTCGGCCCGCAAACCGAACAGGCGTTAAAAGCGTTCGAAGCCGCGGAAAATCTTCCCGTCGACGGCGTAATCAGCCTGCACGATTACATCCGCATGGGGCTCGTGGAATAAACGTCGGCGCTAGTGCGTATACGCGGCGACATTTTCGGTTCCGATCGCCTCATGCAGCGCCGCGTTTAGACCGTTGGCGATAATGTTGGCGATATCTTCGATGAATTGGTCGATATCCTTCGGCGTAACCAACAGATCGTGCCCCAGCGGGTCCAACACTTCACGCACCAGCTGAAGCCGTTCGTTCTCCGTCAAACCTTCCAGCATGCCCAATATTTTGTCCGTATTGTTCGTCCGGTTTTTAAAATGTTCCACCAACAGCTCGAGGCTGCTGTTGACGATCGTGGAAGCGTACACGACGGTCGGAACGCCGATGGCGATAACCGGCACGCCCAACGTTTGCATGTTGAGCCCCCGCCGTTTATTGCCGATGCCTGAACCGGGGCTGATGCCCGTATCGGCAATTTGAATCGTTGTATTCACCCGGTCGAGCGCTTTGGAGGCGAGCGCGTCAACGGCGATCACCAAATCCGGCTTTGTTTTTTCGACGATTCCTTGCACGATTTCGCTGGTTTCGATTCCGGTTGTTCCCAGAACACCGGGCGCAACGGCGCTCACCTGGCGGTATCCGGGGCTTACTTGTTCCGGCATCAACTCAAAATAGTGGCGGGTAACCATCACATTTTCGACCACGATCGGACCGAGCGCGTCCGCGGTGACATTCCAGTTGCCGAGCCCGATAATAAGCACTTTGGCGTGTTTGGGAATATTGATTTTCCGCAAAAACTTCTCAAACTGCTGCGCCATTTTGGTCGCAACCTGATTTTGCAGCTCCGTATCCTGGTTGCGCAATTGCGGCACTTCGATGGTCACATAATGACCGGGCATTTTACCGATGTTGCGCATTCCTTCCTCGTTTTCCACGGTAATCGAAGTGATCTTGATGCCGCCGTCTTCCTCCGTTTCCATTTTAATCCCCGGAATCTGTTCCCCCATTGTTTTGGCGGCCGTTTCTTTCGCTTCCAGCGCCAAATCCGTCCGTACCGAATAATCGCTAAGTCCCATATTGCTCATCCCCTTGCTTTCCTTTATCAAACGCCTTTCGCTATGTAGTCTGCAACTTGCGGAAAGGCAATATGCGCTATGCTATTGATTTTTGGGGGAACGCATGATATCATGTTTTAAGTTGTGTAAAGGAATTCCGGCGCACTACCATGATTGGTTGCAATCAGGCAGGAGGTGAACAGAGTGCCCAACATCAAATCCGCTATCAAAAGAGTAAAAGTCAGCGAAAAAAACCGTCTGCATAACGCTTCGCAGAAATCCGCCCTGCGCACTTCCATAAAAGCGGTGGAAGCTGCCATTGCCGCAAACGCCGACAACGCGAAAGAAGTTTACCAGGCCGCGGCGAAAAAGCTTGACAAAGCCGCAAGCAAAGGTTTGATTCACAAAAATGCCGCAGCGCGCAAAAAATCCCGTTTGGCCAAAAAGCTGAACGCGATTAACGCGCAATAACATACGCAATCGTAAGCAAAAAGTCCACCGCGTTCACGCCGTGGACTTTTTTAGGTTACGCCGCAAGCCGCAGCAACAAAAGCTCCAGGCCCAGCACTTTGTCAATCCGCCCGCATTTCATCGCATAATCAAGCTCCGCCAGTTCACAGAGCGTGTCGCGCAATCGGGCCGATTCATATTTTCCCGCCTGATCTTCGGCAATTTTGACCGCGTACGGATGCAGTTGCAGCTGCGCGGCCGCTTGCTGGCGCGAACACCCCCGTTCCTTGAGTTCCTTGACTTGCAGCATGATCCTGTATTGCCTGGCGATCAGCATTAACAGCTTGATCGGTTCTTCCTTCTGCTTCAAAAGGTCGTCCAGTTTCGCCAATGCCTGATCCACTTTGCGTTCAACAACATCCGCCACGAGCAAAAACACGTTTTGTTCAAGGTTTTTGGCAACTAGGCTGGCAACGTCGCTTGCCGTGATGAGGCCGCCTTCTCCGGCATATAGCGCCAATTTTTCCATTTCCGCTGCCATCTGCTGCAAATTCGCCCCGACAGCGGCGATTAATTGCTCCGCCGCGCCGCGTTCGAGCCTGATGTTGCGTTTTTCCGCCTGCCGTTCGACCCATTGCGCCAGTTCCATTTCGGAGAGGAGGGAAAATGGGATCACCATCCCGGTTTCTTTCGCCGTTTTCACGATTTTTTTGCGCTCATCCAGTTTGTCCGCATCCAGTGTGAAGATCAGGACGGTATATGCCGCAGGCTCCCGCAAATACGCGTTCAGCCGCTCCACATCATGCTCCACCTTGAACGCATCCTTCATGCCCGTAAACAAATGCGCGTTCTGCGCTATGATTATTTTCCGTTCCGTCATGAAAGGCGGCGTTTCGGCGTCATCCAGCACCGCTTGCACCGGCGTTTCGTGCAGATCGTATTTGGCCACCGCCAAATCGACCAGGTCGGGATTGACCAGCTTTTTCACGGCATAGCCGATAAACTCCTGCAACAAATACGTTTCCGCGCCGTGGCAAATATAGACCGGATACACCGTGCCTTTTGCCAGGTCCTTCGCCGCTTTCCGGTAATCCATCACAGCACCCCGTTCAATTCTTTTCCATCGTTTCCGTGCCTGTAGTGAAATCGACCGTTACATGCCCGGTTTCTGTCCCGGTTACATAAAAGCGCAGTTGTTTGCCGTCTTCCGACCATTCCAGATTTTCTATCGTATCGGCTTTATATTCATTGCTCTTGTAAATTTCCACGTTTTGCCGATCGGTTACGACTACCATAAACCCGATGTCCGTCTTCCGCACTTGCGCCGTTCGCGTGCTGTCGGGCGAGTCCGCCTTGGCGAGCGGCGGTTCCGCTTCTTCCGTCCGTTCGTCCGTCGTCATGCCCAGAACCGATCCGGTTTCCGTTTCGGCGGCGTTTACCGACACAACGGAATCCGCTTCCTTCGGCGCAAAAGATTTCGGCGCGTCCGCAGGCGTAGGTGAAGCGGCAGCCAAAAATTTCACTTCTTCGGATTCCCGCGGTTTTTCTGCCAATGCCTGATGATCACTCATTTCCACGACTTTGCGGTCAAAATTCGGCGCGGCAACATCGGCTAAGCTGTCGTTCGCTTTGCGGGAAGTTTGCCTGGAAGCGGCAGCTTCTTTTTTTATTTTGCCGGAAGCGGGGTTCATGCCGACCGCGGCGTCTTGTTCACTTGCCGCCGATTGGGCGGAGTTGCCAAACTGTAACATTTCATCCGCTACATGCAGCGGTTGCCGGTTAAAGAAAAGGAACGCGAAAATGAAACCCGCGGCAATGATACCGCCAGCCGTTTTCCAGGGAAAACGGCTGCGCCTGATGCCGGCTCTTGCGTTCCTTGACGATTCTCCGCCAAATTCAGCCTGAATCCGGTCCATTTCCTGCAGCCTGGGCAGAATCGCGTCAACCAAATTGTATCTGGGCGTAACTTTGGGAAGATTTTCAAGCTCACCGGAAAGGCGCTGCAAACGTGCAAACAGCAGCGAACACGAGGGGCAATGCCGCACATGCTCCTGCAAAAGGTTATATTCCGCGTCAGCCAGATCCCGGTCCAAATGCCTATGCATCAATTCCGCCACCTCCTGGCAATTCATCCGTGAGCACCACCTTTCTGATAATCTTGAAGCAAATTTTGCAGTTGCTGTCTCGCGCGAAACAGATAAGATTTGACCGTGTTAAGCGGCAATCCCAGCGTATCGGCAATTTCATTGTAGGAAAAGTCCTGCAAATAGCGGAGCACGACTACCGCCTTGTGATGGTCGGGCAGTTGTCCGATCGCGACCTGTATTTCTTCGGCGACCGCATGGGAAACAATTTCCCGCTCGACTTGATTTTCCGTGCCGAACTCCATATTGTGCTCTTCAATGGAAACCGTCGGTTTGAACCGGCGAAATTTATCGATGCATATATTTGTAACAATTCTTTGCACCCAGGTTTTAAAAAGCGCCTTTTCTTCATAAGAATTGATTTTTGTATAAATGCGAATCAACGCTTCCTGCGCGGCATCCAGCGCGTCTTGTTCGTTGCCGAGAATATAGTAGGCCGTCCGGTACACATGGTTTTCGACTGCGCGCAACAAGGAAACCAGGGCGTCACGGTCTCCCGATTGAGCGGATCGGATCAATTCCGGCTCTACCACCATGAACCTCCTCTTCTGCAACCATTCAGACGAGTCGATATCTGAAATTGTTGCCGTTATTTTTCATTTTTAATAAAAATCCGGAACTCACGTCCCGGCAACAGACCGCCGCTTCCTCAATTGCGGCAATTACTTGGTTTTTGTAACGGGAACCCAGGCTTCCGTTTTGTACAATTTAATATAATTCACAAGCATCGCGATCCGCCAGGGCAACAGCATGCCGAAAGCAAGCACAAAAAACAGCGCGCCGGTTTGTTCGAGCGAAATATATTGTTCTATTATATCATGCAGCAATATCCGCAAAATCAGCAGCCCCAACAAGATAAACACAAACGATTTGGAACGTTTGACGTATATTTTTCCTGCAACCACATGAAATTTGGAAGTGCGGATCAAAGGATACGAAAACAGTACGGCCCCAACCAGAAAAGCGGTCAATGCCCATGAAAAAGGAATCCGCATCGGCTCATAAAAAAACATGAAAAAACCGGTCGACATCCCGACGGTAGGCATCACGATCTTCATCACGGATGTCGGTTTTCTGCTTGCCCGAATGCGAACGATAATGACCATTAGCGCCATAAAGGCAGCGCCAATTGACGCAAAAAGCTGCAAATTGATTGCTCCCGGATGATTCATCATAGGATCCCTTCCAGTCAATAGTGTCGGCGTTGAAGTTTAGAAGTTATGGAAAGACACGATTTGATTGTACTAATTTTTTTTTGCGGCAGCAACCCGACCGTTTCGCTTGCCATGATAAAAATCAATCCGTTCCTGTTTTTTTCGTCCGCATGCGCAATAATTCACCGTCCACAACAAATTGCACCTCCCCGTTTTGATCGGTGCGTAAGACCGGAATGCGCCGCTTAAGAAGCCGCTGCAAAGTGGCCTGGCCGGGATGCCCGTACACATTGTTCGCGCCGACGGAAATGACGGCGGCCCGCGGCTGCCAGAAGTCCAGCCATTCCGCGGAACTGGACTTGTTGCTGCCATGGTGCGCGACCTTTAAAACATCCGGCGCTAAATGGCGCAGCGTCGGATGGCGGAGCATAATTTCCTGCTCCGTTGCCGCGTCGATATCCCCCGTGAACAAAAACAACGCTTGCTCCAACCGCACCAGCATCACGACGGATGCATCGTTCTGGTTATCCTCGAATTGTACCGCGTTTTTCCCATCCATGCCGCTTTTGGACAAAGGTGCGGACGCCGGATGCAGAAACGTAATGGCCAGATCGTTGTCGACTTGTAACGTCATATCGTCCGCTACCGCGAACAACGGCACATGTTTGGCCAACGCTTTGGCGAACAGTTCCCTGGCGTCCGGGCTGTCTTTCAATGTGCCGTTGAACAACAGCCGCTTGACGTCAATGCGGTCCAAAACCGCCAGCAAGCCTTCGATATGGTCGGCATCCTCGTGCGATACAATCAGCGCGTCAAGATGACGCACGCCGCGCCGTTTCAACAGCGGCACCAAAACATCTTTGCCGATGTCAAACGGATCGTTGCGCTTTCGCCACGCTTCTTCGCGCGAGAAATCCAGCGTGCCGCCGCCGTCTATCAATATGTTATGGCCGGCCGCCGTGCGCAGCAAGCAGGCGTCGCCCTGTCCGACATCGAGAAAGGCGACCGACGACTTATGCCCCGAAAACGCTTGCGGAAAATATGCGCAAATGAGCAATGCCGCCATGGCAAACGGCAGGCTGTTCCGCGCAAATGCCCGCAACCGGCGGAAGCCGGCAATCGCCATGTCGAACTCTTGCCTTGTTGCCGCAGCCGCATGCAGAAAAATAACGGACACCGCGTAATAAGCGAGCATCCACCAAATCGCGGGCGACTGCCAAAGCAAATAAAACGCTTGCCAATGGTCGAGCAAATCCACAAGCCGGTAACTCGACGAAAGCAGCCATTCCACCGGATAAGCGAGCCATTTGCCCGCGGGCTGTGCCAGCGCCGCGGCCAACATCGCGATATAGCCAAGCGGCAAAACAGCAAAGCTGTACATGGGCACAATCAGCATATTCGCGAGCGGGGAAAGCAGGGAAAAGCCGTTGAAATAATAAATCGTCAGCGGAAACGATGCCCACTGCGCCGTTAACGTCACGGACAAAAAGTTTTTGGCCGACCGGTTGCGCACAGGCAGCAGTTTGTTCAAGTTGGGCACGCCAATGATCAGGCCGATCGTCACGAAAAACGACAGCTGAAAACCGATATCGGCGATATAATACGGATTCCACGTCAGCAAAACAGCGCCGGCAGCGCACACCAAAACCAGGGTATCCTTCATCCTTCCCTTCCGCGCGGCGTACAGGCCGAAAAAGGCCATTAACCCGGCGCGGCACGCCGATGGTGAGGCCCCGGTTACGGCAACGTAAAACGGAACGGCGAGCATGGCCGCAAGCAAAACTCTTTCCTTCGGCAGCCCCAGGCGGACGCAGAGAACAATCAAGCCTCCGATGACAACGGCGACATGCAATCCGGAAATCGCCAAAATATGGGTGATGCCGAGACGGGAAAACTGGTCAAACAGCGCCGGATCAAAATCATCCGTGATTCCCAGGAGCAAGCTGTTCATCAATGCGCGATGGTCCGGTGAAAACGCCTTTTCGACATCCCGGCTCAGCGCTTTTCGCCAACTTTCCACCCAGCGCAAGGGCAAAAAACGATTTAGGCCATGCTCGCTGCCAACGCGGAGCGATTGAATCCCCTTCACTTTCAGAATCCAATGAATATGCCGATCATGCAAATATCGGCGGTAATCAAAATCGCCAAAATTGCC from Bacilli bacterium includes the following:
- the gpr gene encoding GPR endopeptidase, coding for MSNMGLSDYSVRTDLALEAKETAAKTMGEQIPGIKMETEEDGGIKITSITVENEEGMRNIGKMPGHYVTIEVPQLRNQDTELQNQVATKMAQQFEKFLRKINIPKHAKVLIIGLGNWNVTADALGPIVVENVMVTRHYFELMPEQVSPGYRQVSAVAPGVLGTTGIETSEIVQGIVEKTKPDLVIAVDALASKALDRVNTTIQIADTGISPGSGIGNKRRGLNMQTLGVPVIAIGVPTVVYASTIVNSSLELLVEHFKNRTNNTDKILGMLEGLTENERLQLVREVLDPLGHDLLVTPKDIDQFIEDIANIIANGLNAALHEAIGTENVAAYTH
- a CDS encoding zf-HC2 domain-containing protein, which gives rise to MNCQEVAELMHRHLDRDLADAEYNLLQEHVRHCPSCSLLFARLQRLSGELENLPKVTPRYNLVDAILPRLQEMDRIQAEFGGESSRNARAGIRRSRFPWKTAGGIIAAGFIFAFLFFNRQPLHVADEMLQFGNSAQSAASEQDAAVGMNPASGKIKKEAAASRQTSRKANDSLADVAAPNFDRKVVEMSDHQALAEKPRESEEVKFLAAASPTPADAPKSFAPKEADSVVSVNAAETETGSVLGMTTDERTEEAEPPLAKADSPDSTRTAQVRKTDIGFMVVVTDRQNVEIYKSNEYKADTIENLEWSEDGKQLRFYVTGTETGHVTVDFTTGTETMEKN
- a CDS encoding sigma-70 family RNA polymerase sigma factor, which translates into the protein MVEPELIRSAQSGDRDALVSLLRAVENHVYRTAYYILGNEQDALDAAQEALIRIYTKINSYEEKALFKTWVQRIVTNICIDKFRRFKPTVSIEEHNMEFGTENQVEREIVSHAVAEEIQVAIGQLPDHHKAVVVLRYLQDFSYNEIADTLGLPLNTVKSYLFRARQQLQNLLQDYQKGGAHG
- a CDS encoding stage II sporulation protein P; amino-acid sequence: MKRTGGIGAIPFGQLGGGAKTMVQTWTILSFLSLCFFILLFIAGYVQFKTFTSPVSSMKGLSASVSGKFFADMLWMEFPAVTGIHEASTFSGKRISQFLFALLTGVNPANPKTLLSGEIPGLRDDTIVLRAGSGTDFSRFPADYPPSQDTLHNSGNSDGPKDAMIVPGDEEKKHIPQQTNEPPSPEPSAAQAAAPPAGENSALSTGGRKVVFIYHSHNRESWIPELRARGKKVNGKPVQSINDAYDAQFNITLVGERLAKDLNEAGVGAQASNTDYYTAEKDFNYNYSYKYSLQTIKAAFAANPNYDFFFDIHRDSQKRGYTTVTINGKTYAQIWFIIGHENPNWQKNEQLASKLHNRLEEMMPGLSKGIFGKGSNTGNGEYNQSFSPNSVLIEIGGPENTLAECYRTADILAKAISDIYWDARKAAAPAAN
- a CDS encoding DNA internalization-related competence protein ComEC/Rec2 encodes the protein MQKAFVFATVAYTLGIAAGLYPGEFLPLIAAVVGLTAASLLAGKNGLATSFLIAAMFVCGFGYSHFVDSHNRSVFPESWEGRQIKLSGIAASRPQTDGDLATFKMRTEENENVLIRLKLQRAEEADFISRLSAGDTVTVAGELERPRVPGNFGDFDYRRYLHDRHIHWILKVKGIQSLRVGSEHGLNRFLPLRWVESWRKALSRDVEKAFSPDHRALMNSLLLGITDDFDPALFDQFSRLGITHILAISGLHVAVVIGGLIVLCVRLGLPKERVLLAAMLAVPFYVAVTGASPSACRAGLMAFFGLYAARKGRMKDTLVLVCAAGAVLLTWNPYYIADIGFQLSFFVTIGLIIGVPNLNKLLPVRNRSAKNFLSVTLTAQWASFPLTIYYFNGFSLLSPLANMLIVPMYSFAVLPLGYIAMLAAALAQPAGKWLAYPVEWLLSSSYRLVDLLDHWQAFYLLWQSPAIWWMLAYYAVSVIFLHAAAATRQEFDMAIAGFRRLRAFARNSLPFAMAALLICAYFPQAFSGHKSSVAFLDVGQGDACLLRTAAGHNILIDGGGTLDFSREEAWRKRNDPFDIGKDVLVPLLKRRGVRHLDALIVSHEDADHIEGLLAVLDRIDVKRLLFNGTLKDSPDARELFAKALAKHVPLFAVADDMTLQVDNDLAITFLHPASAPLSKSGMDGKNAVQFEDNQNDASVVMLVRLEQALFLFTGDIDAATEQEIMLRHPTLRHLAPDVLKVAHHGSNKSSSAEWLDFWQPRAAVISVGANNVYGHPGQATLQRLLKRRIPVLRTDQNGEVQFVVDGELLRMRTKKTGTD
- a CDS encoding cytochrome c biogenesis protein CcdC, whose product is MMNHPGAINLQLFASIGAAFMALMVIIVRIRASRKPTSVMKIVMPTVGMSTGFFMFFYEPMRIPFSWALTAFLVGAVLFSYPLIRTSKFHVVAGKIYVKRSKSFVFILLGLLILRILLHDIIEQYISLEQTGALFFVLAFGMLLPWRIAMLVNYIKLYKTEAWVPVTKTK
- a CDS encoding L,D-transpeptidase family protein, coding for MKFAAIASKKARFARLAIALLSLFFAAHATAHTTAHAANATGQAGRKDNPAETPNRCSITVDPTRNRLTLYCRGKELKQYPIALGKPETPSPIGDFIIINKYKNWGSGFGTRWMGLNVPWGIYGIHGTNKPHLIGGDVSGGCIRMRNADVEELYEYIGIGTKVSILGHVLGEPWHDPRRMAKGDSGSTVQIIQSRLKSAGYFHGPINGKFGPQTEQALKAFEAAENLPVDGVISLHDYIRMGLVE
- the holA gene encoding DNA polymerase III subunit delta, whose protein sequence is MDYRKAAKDLAKGTVYPVYICHGAETYLLQEFIGYAVKKLVNPDLVDLAVAKYDLHETPVQAVLDDAETPPFMTERKIIIAQNAHLFTGMKDAFKVEHDVERLNAYLREPAAYTVLIFTLDADKLDERKKIVKTAKETGMVIPFSLLSEMELAQWVERQAEKRNIRLERGAAEQLIAAVGANLQQMAAEMEKLALYAGEGGLITASDVASLVAKNLEQNVFLLVADVVERKVDQALAKLDDLLKQKEEPIKLLMLIARQYRIMLQVKELKERGCSRQQAAAQLQLHPYAVKIAEDQAGKYESARLRDTLCELAELDYAMKCGRIDKVLGLELLLLRLAA
- the rpsT gene encoding 30S ribosomal protein S20, producing the protein MPNIKSAIKRVKVSEKNRLHNASQKSALRTSIKAVEAAIAANADNAKEVYQAAAKKLDKAASKGLIHKNAAARKKSRLAKKLNAINAQ